GTACATGGCCATCTATAATGTGACCTCTGGTGTATTCAAGTGCAAATTCAATTCTTGCTGCTACTCTAttccccaaagaaaaaaaaagtaaaggaatacTCATGGAAGCTTTCCTGTCAGAACATCATCGATAGCAGGAAGCCTtttcaataaacagaaataacctttaagaaattgccacagtcgcagagctccagggaaaagcaacctggtctcatctctccaggcagaggagaacagaagctccatctccacacatgcagatggcttttccagtctacctgaatcattaccagctggaagcagcggtcattgggacttggatgtgagctgcaaagtatagaattgtgacaacaattccagtgccatgtagacttttcctagatgtggacttttcctggactcctgctccttggggcagctcctaatagactgaactggggttgggttgcatttatcagggaatTGGCATGATGATGGGGcaaacttggacttggtgaacttgttaaggacactactcttttatggattcttgctgtattggccaagagtttgcttaaaggctttaatcactgtaaaaaaaattagaagactggataaaggagatgtggcacatatacaccatggtatactattcagccataagaaatgatgacattggatcacttacaacaaaatggtgggatcttgataacattatacggagtgaaataagtaaatcagaaaaaaacaagagctacaggattccacacattggtgggacataaaaacgagactaagagacatggacaagagtgtggtgagtacggagagcagggggagggaaggagggagaggggtaggggcacaaagaaaactagatagaaggtgacagaggacaatctgactttggttgatgggtatgcaacataattgaatgacaagataacctggacatgttttctttgaatatatgtaccctgatttattgatgtcaccccattaaaattaataaaaatttatttattaaaaaaagaaattgaaatatatGATGTTTTTGCTATGTGTTTAATAAATCCCCCTCAAAAAAGATACATTACTAGTTCCCAGTAAATAAGTTGTGACTATTTGGAGAtagttaaaatgagatcattaggCTGGgctggtgtctttataaaaagggaaaattttagACATGTACAAAGGAAAATACCATGTGATGATTGGAGTTATGCTGCCACAAGCCAGACAACTATCAGAGGCTAGAAGAGAAGCCTGGAATAGATTCCTCTCTAGTGCCAACAGAAGGAGCATGTCCCTGcacacatcttttaaaatatatattttattaaatttattggggtgacattggttaataaaattatgtaggtttcaagtgtataattctataatacatcatctgtatattgcactgtgtactcaccacccaaagtcaaatctctttcTGCCATCACAGAGACCCCCTTTACCCATTATTATTCCTGCTGCTCCCCTTTCCCATTGGTAACCactatgctgttgtctgtgtctgtaagtttatatttgtttatttgcctTGTTCCTTTGCCACTTCCTGTTTTATAAACCACATATGGTGAAATCACatggctttttactttttttgtctgaattattttgtttagcataatattctcaaaatCCATCTATGTGTCATAtatggcagtattttatctttcctTATAGTTGAGTAATActtcactgtatatatatatgcaccatatttttttttttatccaatcatttataaaatgacacttcagtcatttccatgtcttggccacataAATTATGCTGCAATAAACtcaggggtacatatatctttatgaatgtgttttcaatttttttttggtttgagatTCAGAAAAAGAGTTGTTGGattatatggtagctctattaattttttgaggaatatctaTGCTgtttttccatagtagctgcaccaatttatGTTTCTAGCAGCAGTATAtgaggctttctttttctccacaacctctccaacatttgttatttctttattttatggataaaggccattctaactggtgtaaggtggtatctcatggtggtttttatttgcatttccctaatactTGGTGAAGTTGAgtaacttttcatatatctgttggccattactATGTCTACTTAGGAGAGGTGTCTActcaggtcttctgcccattttataattgaattggttgttgttgttgttgagttgtatgaattctttatatatttggatagTATCCCCTTATCGGAGGTAttgttttcaaaatatctttGCCCATTCAGTTAGTTGCCTTTTTGATGATCCCTTTTTctatgcaaaagttttttagctTCTTTCTTTTAACTCTTTACTTCTCTGAGATCAAATTTATCAAATCTAAGACCAAGTTCCATAAGTTTagcacctatattttcttcttgtattttattgtttcaggtcttatatgtaggtttttgatccatttttagttaatttttgtgtatggtgacagctgtatagttttattcttttgcatgtggctttctaatttttccagcaccattaattaaagaggttttcttttctctattgtatgttttttgctgctgtgttaaaaataatttgtctATGCttgtgtgaatttatttctgggctcttgattttatttaattatgtctatttttctgccaatatcatgttattttaattattgttgctttattgtataatttgaagtcaaggtgtgtgataccttcagctttcctgttttttcttaagattgattgtggtttcatacaaatctgatgtgtttttggttttgggggtttttttttgatagagacagagagagggacagatagggacagagagagaaaaagggagagagatgagaagcagtaattctttgttgtagcaccttagttgttcattgactgttttctcatatgtacattgaccagggtgctacagcaaagtgagtaaccccttgcttaagccagcaaccttgggctcaagccagttaccttgagcttcaagcttgcgacctttgggctcaaaagagtgaccatgaggtcatgtctatgataccacactcaaatcagcaaccctgcactcaagctggtgaacccatgttcaagccagtgacctccacgtcccagtctaatgctctatccactgcaccactgccttgtgaGGCAAATCtgaggtgtttttgttgttgttctatttaaCTGAATAAtgccattgagattttgatgagaattttaCTAGATCTGTTTATTGCTTTAAATAATATGGCTATtgtaactatgttgattctttcaatccatgaacatggaatatatttctgttttttgtatgtgtcttcttcaattacttttaataatgttttgtagttttcagagtgTAGGTCATTCACAccctttgttatgtttactcctaggtattttatttttttgttgttgctgttgcaaagaaattatttgtatttatatttctgaaattttattgttagtaaCACAAtgaatttttgtacattgattttgtatttttgcaaCTTTGCTGTGGTTgtttattgttttcaaattttttggtaGAATGTTTAGGTAGAGTTTTTACATAAAGAattgtgtcatctgcaaaaactgacaatttttattcttcatttccaattGGGATGCCTTGATCCAATCATAGCTTGTTGTTAATATCCAcatatttgtggggtttttgtttccatttttattttgcagttgTTTTTCGATTTCACAGCATTGTGGttggagaatatgcttggtataatttcaattgttGAATCCAGTTTTGTGTCTCAACATATGATCTTTCCTCGAGAATACTCCATGTGCATTAgcgaaaaatgtataaaatggtgTTCTGGAATAAATGTTTCTGTAAATATTATGTCATTTAAGatcaatattttcttattaattttcattttagattATCTTTCCATAGCTGTCAATAGGTTATTTAGGTTCCTACTACAACTGCACTTTTTTAAGTTCTCTCTTTAGTTCTGTTAGTAGTTGTTGTATATTTTTGTTGCTCCTAGATTGAGTAAATATATGTTGATAGATTTTATGTccgtttttttatatttttctgaagtgagaagtggggagacagagagacagactcttacatgcacctgactggaattcacctggcatgcatgcccaccagaggctatgctctgccgatctgggccattgctccactgtaATCGAAGCCaatctagctcctgaggtggaagccatggagccatcctcagcacccgggttaactttgttccaatggagccttgtttgggggaggtgaagagagagacagagagaaaggagaggagggaggagggagaatcaaatgggagcttctcctgtgtgtcctgactaggaatcgaacccgggacttccacacactgggccaatgctctaccactaagccaattggccagagccagttttatgtctttttaatgtattgttcctttgatcatttaaaatatatatatatatatatatacacacctttGTGTTTTGttactctttttgttttaaaatctttcttgtcATATATAAATACAGCTACACCCACTTTTCTTTGAATGCCCTGTGGACATCTTGATTGCAGACTTCTATTCTTCAGAACCATAAGACAATAAATTCATATTGTATgagccatttaattttttatggccATAGTACTTTGTTTTGACAATTCTAGCAAACTGATAATGGTAGAATTGATATTTGAGGAGGAGAAAAACCTAGAAGTTGTTTTGTGTTGAGTACTGTCATCatacttttgaaaataatacTTGTTTACACGTtagttatgtattttaaaaatctatactttttatatttctgatgCACAAGAAAgattatcaataaaaataacagattaTTTGCAGAAGTTTGGATAGATGAAAGTACAGAATTTCTTATTCTGTATAATTTTCCAAAGTGTTATGAAGGTAAATGATGAAGATAAATCAACAAGTGAGTACcacctatgctcaagccagcaaccttgggctcaagccagtgaccttgggcttcaagctagcaacctttgagctcaaaagAGTGACCATGAGCCCACTTGGCCTAAGACAGAAACTACAATGCAAATTTTTCTCTTGATACATAAAGAATATTTATCCTGATTCTCAAAtactgcattattatttattttggggagagATACACAATGTAGAAACTAATCAATATCTGCATAAGATAACCataaaagtgaattaaaattttggaatttttaaCTGTATAGTTTTGGGCAATAATCAGGTCTTTTCTTATATTGTCAATTAAGAGAACAGATGAGAGTAGGACAatcaataaaatgtgttttaggGAGAGCCATACCTTTATGATTTGCTTGTACATCAGTTATTTCTGCTGAACATGCTGTCATAATTGAAGAAATTTTCAAGAGGAATTTATCTTTTTCCTGATTAGAACTGGTAACCAGTATCTTAAATtatgaaaatgaactaaaatcaGATTCACtgtcttgaaaaaatatttttatagattaaaaatatattttaaaagaattaaaaaattaatctaaacTATAACAATATAATTTGTTATAGTATCAAATTTCTGCATAGATTTTATAAACCTCTTGGCAAAACTGACTGATTCCAAtgtcattcattttgttttcatttgtgatCACCATGGAtgcttcttttatcttttctgtgCTGATACTGAGCTAAAGAAAAATAGCTTTTTGCATAGTTtctttctacattaaaaaaatgtgtggttAATTGACtattaaaattgtcatttttaattgcCTTCTTTAAAAGGTAGGTATAATATAATGTCTGGTTGCAACTGAACAAGTTAGAATCTCAGTTGTTCTTAGGTCAACTGGCTTACAGATTTTCACCCACCACCCCTTACCCCACTCAcaaataaaacacacatacacatatttcttgccactttttatttttaacttcactTGATTCAACTGATTATTCTTAATGTCCAAGAATCATACTACTGtactacacattttatttttcacagcaaTAAATCATCAATTATAGTATATTATCATACTTAACAAAAAGTGGTCAGAAGTGATTTACTATTTGGGTGTTTCAAGATGATATCTTTGAGGACATTTATAGAAAACCTTTTTTAGTACATACTCAGATGGACTACATTGCCAAATGCTTATTTAAATTAGATTGAATTATAATGTTgatatgttgctttttaaaaaaattaaatctgattgagaatataaaaaaagcctctctaaaatatttaaatcctAATTCCTGTGAATGTTACTTTATATAGAGATAAAGGAGGGGTATTTGCAATTCAAATAAGACTTTCAAAATGGGGAGATTATTCTGAATTATTTAGATAGACCTTGAATGTAAACACTTATCTTTCTAAGATGAGGCAGAGGAGTAGAGCATATAAAGctgaagtgggagagagatttgaaGATGCTGACCTTTTAGATTAAGGTAATCAGGCTAAAGCAAACGAATACTGGCAGCCACCAGATGGAAGAAGCAAGGGGCTCAGCGTCTAGTACCTCCAGAGTGTTTTCTCCTACCCAATACCTTATTTTAGCCCAGTGATACTAATATTGAACTTCAGGCCCAGAAGTTCTGAGAGAAtagatttctattgttttaagccacaaaatagtaattttttataaCAGCCACAAGAAACTAATACAATTATCCTGCaacattttccctttctttttcttcttcttacttACTACTACAATTTTTGTGCCTGTTTGGAAGTTgtcctttttaattttctagttttacttttatttctaaactttaaTAAGCATTAGTCTCCACTAGGATAAATATAATAATGGTAAGTAATGAGAAAATAGgattatatacattttacattTGCAGTTTTTAtgagtcaaaaaattactagttCAAAGATATGCAGTAATTATTATAACTTATTCAAATCTAGATTTAGACAATACAAATGACATTGTTAGTGATAAcaacttattatatatatatatatatatatttataaatttttatccaGCCAACTAATATACATGTCTCTTATCCTGAGACCTAGATGTAAATACAGGGGTGATGCCATATATGATAAAGCTGCATGGAATCCATCTTCAATGTGTTCATGAGCAACTTGAACTCCAACATTCTGAAGTCTTGAGACATACATAAGTCCATCATCTCTCAGGATATCATATTGACAGGTGAGAATATAGGTTGATGGCAAATTTTGTAACTGGGAATCATTGGCCAACAAGGGTGATAGTCTGATATCCATAAGTTCTGGTAATGAATAACTAGTTGTTCCAAGAATGGGTTCAATATAAACATGGTTCTTTCTATACTTCTTGGGTAAGAGAGTACTCCAGTTAACAAACTTGAACAAATGTCCTGATTCCAGAGGCATATGTTGGTTTTTTTTCAGTGCCTTGGGAAAGGTTTCATCCTCACTGAGATATAAACCCACGAGTTTTATGGCCATATCCCTGGTGAGAACCACACCGTGTTCATTTTCTCTGAGAGATGGCAAATAAGAATCAATTATCTGTAAGTGAGGGTAAAGTAAAGCTTGCACcttgattttatgttttatttcaagaTCATTCTgcacctgaaaaaaaaagaatatcttgtAAGGCAAAGACTGCCAAAACACCAGGAgaagacatttaattttattagtttaaaCAATCTTGAGCTAAACAAGTTTACATAAATTAATgtgatattatataaataattattttcacaatATGCATAATTCCTTTCAATGGCATGGAAAAAATGTCAAGTTTATTTTAATGGTAAAGTTTCTAGAACTTTAGCTGTTTGTGTGAGGAAGAGAATTAGATACAAACCAGTTATAAGATACATGAGTTCTGGGGACATAATATatagcatgatgactatagttaataatgctGCCTTGTATATTTGAAGTTGCTAGGATAATATATCTTAAAAGCTCTCATCACATGAAAAACAATTATAACTATGTGAGGTAATGGGGGTTAACTAGCCTTTTTGTGGGAATCATCCATAATACAGAATcgttatgttgtacacctgaaaccactataatgttatatgtcaattatatctcaattaaaaagaaatttaagacatATAGCAGGATTTTAAGCACTATTAGGCTGTACTCAAAAGTGATTTAAGAGATTGGGAGCAGCAACCACAGTGACTTCCTCATCTGAGGTAATGACAGAAGTCATTACCTCAGATGAGGTAATGCCCATTACTGGGCATGCTGATCACAGTAACATCACAATCTGTTACAAGTTGGGTGCCTTCTCCTCAATTGAGTTAGCACACAAAATGAGCTCAGTAGACTAgacaagggggagagaagaaagagagaaacagacatataATAATGTTTTTGTCAAATCTCACCAATGGGGAAAAACTAAATACTATATTCTTAGGGGAAAAAGAGATTATATATAGCTTTGTAAAAATtcttgattaataaaaaaaaaaaagaacttccagTCAAGATAGCAGAGTAAGAGAGTAGGTAAACTCTAAGACTGTATCCTCCAATGATTACTTCAAAATCacagctaaattatagaacacCCATTGCTGAGAACTACAtgagactagctgaacagaattcTCATAACTAATAATATGAAGAAGTCAGTTCGAGATGTGTAGGAGGGGTAGAGATGCAGACAGGGCAGGTCCCACACCCATACATGGTGAGCAAGAAACAAGAGAGGTATTTCTGTCCCACTTTTACTCTGGGCTCTGAGGGGTGGTTCTGGGAAGAGAAATTCCTGTGACATCTGACTGTGAAAAGCAGTGGGGATTGCATCCCAGACAGACAAAAGCCTGTGGGGTCCAAGACATGCTGCTTTTAAAGGGTCAGTGCTAAATTTGTTTGCTCAAGCTCCAGCACAGAGACAGCAGCTCAGAAAGAGCCAGGAACATATGGGGAGGAACTAAGTGGACTAACTTCTGGTGAGGCTGTAGTGATAAGGATTAGGGTGTTCTTTTTAAGGACAGATTCTCTAGCAGTAACACTGCTCCTTTGGGGAGCACTCCTTCCAGCAGCTGGCCTAGCACTCTCCATTAACCCAGCAAACATAGTTTACCCCACCCTAGTGAACTGAGACCCCACCCAACCAAACTCTGCCTGGTCTAAGCCTCTTCCAGGAGTTCCTCTAGGAGCAGCCTGCCTTAACTCATGCTGCAGACACACTCAAAGGACTGCTAACTTCCCAGGAGTGGTGTAGCCCCTAGCCTTGTGCTGCAGACTTTTTCAAAAGTCTACAAATCCCATGCGAATAGTTGTTCTTGGTTCCTGCTACAGACTTTCTCAAAGGTCCAAAAaccacacacaagcacacaggcCTTGGTTTAAATTGTAGCTTCTATTAAATGGCTACAATCTTAGCACAAATGATGACCTGTCTCAGTTTGCATGTTACTCCCATCAGGTGACCCCAAACGTGGCTTAAATGTCAGCTAGTCTTGGCCTGTAACATAGCTGCAACTAATCAGTCATAATCCCAGATCAAATGATGGCTGGCCTCAGATGACATCATTGCACCCAAGAAAGGGTctcaagcccagcacaagtgacAGCCGGTTTTAGTTTGCAATGTAGCCTCTCCCAAGACCCTCTAAGTACAACAGAAGTGGCAGCTGTAGGCCACTTTATGACTCCTACCAAGCATCCCCAAGTTCCTAACCAGCAATGGTCAGTGTTGGCCTACACCAGAGCTCCTTCCAAGTGGTTTCAGACCCAATAAACCCAGGGGCAGCCTTCAGACTGCACCAGGGTTCCACCCAATGAACTTCACAATTGATACATGAGAGCCCCTGATAAAGTGACTCACACTCCATGGGTTCAGCCCCTGCACAATAACTGATTTATCATAGTCATGGCCCATCCTCACAGCCAGCAGGTCTGAGTGTTAACCTCACTCACTGATGTGCACAGAGGGGGTGTATGAACTAAACAAATATCTCAACAGCCCTGAATAAAACATAGCTCAGACTTCAGAGCCTTCTGAATAACATATCTTCCCACTCAATCCTACTCAAATATTATTGTACAAGATTTGTCATGCATTGCTTCTTCTTACCATGTCAATCACTTGCTTAATCAGGTCTGTTATCTAATTCTCCTCCTATTTTCATTTACCTTACTGCtcttgaatagtttttttttaccaGTCCTACTTCTGCTTTCAAACATAAGCTTATCTCCCAGAAGTTCACTTAGTGTCAGAATCAATCTACTTTTTGTGAAATCATAATTAATACTCAATGAGCAGTTGCTATCAGCGAGACAATCTAGTTAGTATGCTATATTGAATTTCTTCTTCTCTATTTCACAAAACATTCAGACACACTTCTCATTGTCCTTACTTGACTCTTTACTCACTAGTCCCCAAGTCCAATAGGCCTGTTGATTctaccccctttttctttttcattgtatttttccaaagtgagaagtggggaggcagtcagacagattcccacatgtgcccaaccgggatccacgtggcatgcccaccacggggcaatgctctgcccatctgggccattgcttttttgcaactggagccattctagtgcctgaggcagaggctgtgcgCCTGGGtgaactttgctctaatggagccttggctgcgggaggggaagagagagacagagaggaaggagaaggggaagggtggagaagcagatgggcacttctcctgtgtgccctgaccaggaatcgaacctgggatttccatatgcagggccaacactctaccactgagccaattctattcctttttattttactaatctaTCCACTTTTCTCCATTCCTACTGACACTATCCTAACACAACACTCTCTGTGTTGCCTAAAGTACCACAATTCTTTCCTTATGTTCTCCTTTTTACTCTCTCCTCACTTTTAACCTACCGTCCACTTGTTGACAGAATGTGATTAaaactttttggccctggccagttggttcagcagtagagcattggcctggcatgtggaaatctgggGTTCAattttggccagggcacacaggagaaatgaccatctgcttctccacccatcccctttctctttctccccctctatctctcttcacttccccacagccatggctcgaatagctcaagcaagttggccctaagtgctgaggatgggcccatgacctctgcctcaggcactaaaataacttggttgttgTGTAAAGGAGTAagacccagatgagcagagcattgcccaataaagggcttgccaggtggattctgattgggcacatgtgggagtctgtctctctgcctctccacctcccacttaatacaaaaagaaaacaaacaaataaaaaa
The DNA window shown above is from Saccopteryx bilineata isolate mSacBil1 chromosome 2, mSacBil1_pri_phased_curated, whole genome shotgun sequence and carries:
- the AADACL2 gene encoding arylacetamide deacetylase-like 2 — its product is MMGSKALCLGLFCALLASQIYIPIPGNIEERWKVMVLEAAIKTCTFMGICLENIGIMKYEEFISMVIRLDYTQPVSDEYVMVTDTVFTDIPVRLYLPKRKLETPRRAVIYFHGGAYCFGSFKQTAFDMLNRWTANKLDAVVVGVDYRLAPQHRFPVQFEDSMAAVKYFLQNKILTDYGVDPTRICISGDSSGGTLAAAVTQQVQNDLEIKHKIKVQALLYPHLQIIDSYLPSLRENEHGVVLTRDMAIKLVGLYLSEDETFPKALKKNQHMPLESGHLFKFVNWSTLLPKKYRKNHVYIEPILGTTSYSLPELMDIRLSPLLANDSQLQNLPSTYILTCQYDILRDDGLMYVSRLQNVGVQVAHEHIEDGFHAALSYMASPLYLHLGLRIRDMYISWLDKNL